The stretch of DNA CCGCTGTGGCGGCTGCGGCGAAGAGGGGATTTTTTATTGTAACGCCTGTAAAGGGCAAGGGATCGTCTGATTTCAGACACGGAGAACTATTATGCGAATCAACTGTCTATCTTGCGGCCATAAAGTGGAACTTGACGACGCCTATGATGACTTTGAGGGCCCGGTCAAGTGCCTGTGCGGCGCCATGCTGACCATCCGGACGGAAGAGGGGATGCTCAAAGGTATCAAAATGGCTGAATCCTTGCCCCGCCCGGCAACTAAGTCCAAACGTCTGGAAGGTGCTACCGCGTAAATCCGTTTCATAACGGCCGGTATCGCTTAAGGGAAAGTCCCCTTTTCGTAAAAGGGAGATCTAGAGGAATTTGGGTAGGGGCAGGCTTTAGCCTGCGTGGCATGGGTGAGACCCCTTGGCACGATGACTGAATTTGTGCGGGCGCACTAATAATAAAAATTTTAGTAACCACATTACCTGGAGACCGGAGGAGATTTTCCCGGAGTCCTTGAAGAAGGTGAGAGACGAATATGGCCGCGAAACCAGAAGCCACAAAAGGCAAGTATTTATACGCCATAGTCCCCGACGCAGGTTCGCGGACTTATGGCTTTGCCGGTATTGAAGGGGCCCCCGTATACACCATCCCCAACGGGCGGATGGCCGCAGTGGTGAGTGACGTGCCCAACCAAAGGATTCGCCCGGAACGTCGCCATCTGGCTGCCCAGCAGTCCGTTCTCAAGGGCCTCCTGTCTCAGACCGGCGCCATGCTCCCCATGGCTTTCGGCATCATTGCCGACGGTCCCAAAGCCATCCAGAAGATTATGGCGCGCAACCATGAGGCCTTTCTGAAGCAACTGCAACGGGTGACCGGGATGGTGGAAATGGGGCTGCGGGTCTCCTGGGACGTCCCCAATATTTTTGAGTATTTCATCAATACTCATGAGGATCTGCAGGCCGCCCGGGACCGCTTTATGGGGCCTTACCGGAATCCCTCTCAGGAAGACAAGATCGAGCTGGGACGTCTGTTTGAGCGCCACCTCAACGAAGACCGGGAAGCCTATACCGAGCAGCTAGAAGATATCCTGACCACGTATGCTCAGGAGGTCAAGCGGAACAAATGTCGCGGTGAAAATGAGGTCATGAACCTAGCCTGCCTGGTGCCGCGCACCGGCCAGGAGCGGTTCGAAGAGGGCGTCTTTGAAGCAGCCAAGCTGTTCGACAACAACTTTACCTTCGACTACAACGGACCCTGGGCGCCCCATAATTTTGTGGAACTGAATCTCGAGCTTTAATCCAGGGCCCCTTAAAGGAGAGGCGATGTTTTTCGTTGACGATCTGCTGATGTCTCCCATTAAAGGCGTTCTCTGGGTCTTTAAGGAGATCCACGACGCGGCCCAACAAGAATTGGCCGGCGAGAGTGAGGCCATCACTGCGGCCTTGAGCGAGCTCTACATGAAGCTGGATACCGGGCAGATTACTGAAGAACAATTTGACGCCCAGGAAAAGCAGCTCCTGGACCGCCTGGATCGCCTGCAAGCTGAAGCCGAGGCCGAGTCGGAGCCTGAGAAGAAGCCGGCGAAACCCCGCGCCAAGGCCAAAGGGACCCGGAAAAAGCCTGGGGCGAAACCAGCCATGCTCGTCTGAGGTCCCTAAAGACTGGCAGTTAACAGCAATTTAAGCCATGCCATTGCCAAAAGCACCCTCCTGGCCATCCCCTCTCCCCTTTCCGGCCATTGAGGGGAGAGGGGCAGGGGTGGAGCGGATAAGAAAAGCTTTTGGCAATAAGCCTAAAGGAACGATCGCGCAAAGCACGCCTGAGCGGGGTATGAGGGCATCAGCGAGGAGATGGGGCACGTTTGATGATATGGTCAACACCTTACCTGCCGGCGGCAGACGCTGGCCCGGATGTACATGATGCCTATTTCCACTACTCCAACGAGGGCCAATGGCGTGCTACCTCTTTTCGAGCATCCCTATCTCAGACTGTTATTCTTCGGCGGCAAAGGCGGCGTGGGCAAAACCACCTGTGCTGCCGCGGCCGCGCTTTACTATGCCCTCAGATCCCCTCACCGCACCGTTCTCCTGGTTTCCACTGATCCGGCCCATTCCCTGGCTGACAGCCTCGGTGATTTCCAGCCCCCCAGAAATTTGCAGATTCTGGAGTTCAACGCCGAAATTTCCCTGGCGACCTTTAAAACCCGGCACCGGGACAAGTTTGCCCAGATTGCGGCCCGGGGCACCTTCCTGGATGAAGATGATATTCGCCGGGTCCTGGACCTCTCCCTCCCCGGCCTGGACGAACTCATGGCGTTGCTGGAAATTGCCGGATGGGCCGAGGCTGGGACCTATGACCTTATCATCGTGGATACCGCGCCCACCGGGCATACGTTGCGGCTGTTGAGCACGCCGGATTTGATCCGCACCTGGCTCAAAGCCCTGGATACCTTGCTGGCCAAGCACCGTTTCATGCAAGCCTGTTTTAAGGGATCGTATCAGCACGATGAACTGGATGATTTTCTCCTGGAACTTACCGCCTCGGTAAAAAAAATGGAAGCCCTGCTCCAAGACCCCCGCACCTGTCGCTTTGTGCCGGTGATGCTGGCCGAAGATCTGGTCATCAGCGAAACCCTTAAGCTCATGGGCGAACTGGCGCGGCTCCATATTCCGGTCACCGAGTTCGTGGTCAACCGCCTTTTCCCGGAGAATTCCTGTCCCCTCTGCTCCGAAGCCCGGCAGCGCCAACAGCACCTCTTAGCCGAGTGCTTGACCAATGACGCCTTTACCGGCTATGCCTTCTGGGGCCTGCCCTTGTATGCCGAGGAAATACGCGGTGCGCTCCTTGAGAACCTGTGGGATGGGGTCTACCCCATCAGTTCCACTCCAACGGCCCTGCCCTCTCCGCCCTTTAAAATGTCGCCCCGGGTTACGGCCCCACCCCCCTGCCCCGCTCCCGAACTCAGTTTCCTAATCTTCGCCGGCAAAGGCGGGGTGGGCAAAACCACCCTGGCCTGCGCCACCGCGGTCCACCTGGCCCGTGAGTTACCCGGCAAAGAGATCCTGCTCTTTTCCACCGATCCGGCCCACTCTTTGGGGGATTGTCTGGATGTCCCCGTCGGACCCCACCCGGTGCGCCTGGCCCCATATCTTACGGCCATGGAGATCGACGCGCCGGGAGAATTTGCCTCCTTAAAGGAGCAGTATCAGCGGGAACTGGAGAGTTTTCTGGAGAACACTTTCGAGAATTTCGATATTCCCTTTGACCGTCAGGTGATGGAGCGGATGCTGGACCTCTCCCCTCCCGGCCTCGACGAGATCATGGCCCTGATGCGGGTCATTGAATTCCTCGATCACGGCCGCTACGATGTCTTCATCTTGGATTCTGCCCCCACCGGCCATCTTCTCCGCCTCCTGGAATTACCGGAACTCATTGATCAGTGGCTCAAAACCTTTTTCGGGTTGCTCCTGAAGTACAGGTTGACTTCCCGGTTTCCCGATCTCTCCCAGCAATTGGTGCAAATTTCCCGAGATCTGAAGCTCCTGCGCAGCTTGTGGCGCGACCCGGCTCGGGCTGCGCTCTACGCCGTGTCCATCCCCACGGAAATGGCCTTCCAGGAGACCGGCGATCTGTTGGCAGCATGCCAGCGCCTGGATATGGCCGTGCCGGTGCTCTTTCTCAACCTGGCCACCCCGGCTGGGGATTGTCCCTTGTGCACCGCTCTGCATCGCCGGGAGGCGCTCATCCAAGAAAAATTCCGGCGCACCTTCTCCGGCCGGCAAACCGTTATCTATCGCCAGAGCGAACCCCGGGGCCTAGAACGCCTGGGGGAATTGGGGCTGGCCCTTTTCCGGCCCAGGAATATGGAGAATCACCATGGGGCTGCTACTGATATGCCCACATTGTCACACTAAGCTATCCCTGGCCTGCCGAACCTGTTTCGGCTGCGGCGCCGACCTGGGGAACCTACCCGCGACAGCGCGCCGTTATTTTATCAGCGGGCCTGAGGATACACCGCTCTCGGCTCCGGAGCTGATCCTCGAGCCCTCGCTTGAGACCGTGGAGCCGGAAGTGCTGGAAACACATACGGAGATTTCGGCAATCATCAAACCGGAAGTGGTGGAGCCCCACTCCAAGGCGATGCTGCCAGAAACCCCCAGCTTCAAGAGCAAAGACGTCTCCTTATGCGAAGCCTTGGACCGCGTCCTCAAT from Desulfobaccales bacterium encodes:
- a CDS encoding GvpL/GvpF family gas vesicle protein; its protein translation is MAAKPEATKGKYLYAIVPDAGSRTYGFAGIEGAPVYTIPNGRMAAVVSDVPNQRIRPERRHLAAQQSVLKGLLSQTGAMLPMAFGIIADGPKAIQKIMARNHEAFLKQLQRVTGMVEMGLRVSWDVPNIFEYFINTHEDLQAARDRFMGPYRNPSQEDKIELGRLFERHLNEDREAYTEQLEDILTTYAQEVKRNKCRGENEVMNLACLVPRTGQERFEEGVFEAAKLFDNNFTFDYNGPWAPHNFVELNLEL
- a CDS encoding gas vesicle protein GvpG, yielding MFFVDDLLMSPIKGVLWVFKEIHDAAQQELAGESEAITAALSELYMKLDTGQITEEQFDAQEKQLLDRLDRLQAEAEAESEPEKKPAKPRAKAKGTRKKPGAKPAMLV
- a CDS encoding ArsA family ATPase gives rise to the protein MLPLFEHPYLRLLFFGGKGGVGKTTCAAAAALYYALRSPHRTVLLVSTDPAHSLADSLGDFQPPRNLQILEFNAEISLATFKTRHRDKFAQIAARGTFLDEDDIRRVLDLSLPGLDELMALLEIAGWAEAGTYDLIIVDTAPTGHTLRLLSTPDLIRTWLKALDTLLAKHRFMQACFKGSYQHDELDDFLLELTASVKKMEALLQDPRTCRFVPVMLAEDLVISETLKLMGELARLHIPVTEFVVNRLFPENSCPLCSEARQRQQHLLAECLTNDAFTGYAFWGLPLYAEEIRGALLENLWDGVYPISSTPTALPSPPFKMSPRVTAPPPCPAPELSFLIFAGKGGVGKTTLACATAVHLARELPGKEILLFSTDPAHSLGDCLDVPVGPHPVRLAPYLTAMEIDAPGEFASLKEQYQRELESFLENTFENFDIPFDRQVMERMLDLSPPGLDEIMALMRVIEFLDHGRYDVFILDSAPTGHLLRLLELPELIDQWLKTFFGLLLKYRLTSRFPDLSQQLVQISRDLKLLRSLWRDPARAALYAVSIPTEMAFQETGDLLAACQRLDMAVPVLFLNLATPAGDCPLCTALHRREALIQEKFRRTFSGRQTVIYRQSEPRGLERLGELGLALFRPRNMENHHGAATDMPTLSH
- a CDS encoding gas vesicle protein translates to MGLLLICPHCHTKLSLACRTCFGCGADLGNLPATARRYFISGPEDTPLSAPELILEPSLETVEPEVLETHTEISAIIKPEVVEPHSKAMLPETPSFKSKDVSLCEALDRVLNKGAVLFGEVMISVADIDLVYLGLQVILSSMETARDLKPATGTTQAGPNIFAKGVY